The stretch of DNA GAAGTCGGGTTCGTCGGCCGTTCATCCATTGAGAAAGCGCCGTAACGGTCGGTCGATGGACATCGGCCGAGCATCTCCGCGAATCCCGGGGCGACGATGGCCGGCGAGGGTCAGGCGGTGGTGCCGGGAGGGGCGAGGCCCAGGTAGAAGGCGTTCGCCACGCGGGGCGCGTACGGCGCCAGCGGGCGCGAGCGGTCGCCCAGCAGCCACTCCAGCTCGATCTCCTCGAGCGACCCGATGAGCATGCGCCGGGCGAGCGGCACGTCCAGCCCGTCGCGCAGCGCCCCCTGCGCATTCCCGCTCGCCAGCAGCTCGTCGATGGCGGTGGCGTACGACTTCAGCACGTCGCGCACGGCGCCGCCGTAGAACTTGCTGGACTGGCGGGACTCCAGCAGCAGCACCGTGGCCAGCGCCGGGTCCGCCTCGATGCTCTCGAACTGGAGGCGGACGAAGCGCGCGAGGCGCTCGGGGAAGGGCAGCTCCGAGGGCAGCACGTCACGAACCGACGCGCAGAAC from Longimicrobiaceae bacterium encodes:
- a CDS encoding TetR/AcrR family transcriptional regulator codes for the protein MNEPSLSTGREVRKRAILDSAVRVFAEHGFFAARIRDIAAGAGVAEGTIYLYFDGKDDLLLTAFREKVNEFCASVRDVLPSELPFPERLARFVRLQFESIEADPALATVLLLESRQSSKFYGGAVRDVLKSYATAIDELLASGNAQGALRDGLDVPLARRMLIGSLEEIELEWLLGDRSRPLAPYAPRVANAFYLGLAPPGTTA